A section of the Devosia rhizoryzae genome encodes:
- a CDS encoding ABC transporter permease gives MKRFAGWTLASPATLLVVVFLVLPVLATIVTTFTTPGGPFATYAAFFGSGFRRAVLFRTIQVSLAVTVIALVIGFLTAYVVSRAPGWLKSILIIAAVFPLLTGVVVRSFAWLIILGKNGILNSTLINLGLIAEPFQMLYTQGAVIVAMVYLFVPLMILTLVGVLESIPDDLIQASSSLGAKPSATFMQVTLPLAVPGLIVGAVLVFTGSFTSYATPQLLGGEQVMMMGTLMYQQAMVTFDWVAASTIAAVMVVITIAIVAAMNAMARRLNPMTA, from the coding sequence ATGAAACGTTTCGCCGGCTGGACTCTGGCCTCCCCTGCCACGCTGTTGGTCGTGGTTTTTCTTGTTCTGCCGGTGCTGGCGACGATCGTCACCACATTCACGACGCCCGGCGGCCCGTTCGCCACCTATGCTGCATTTTTCGGCAGCGGCTTTCGTCGCGCAGTGCTGTTTCGCACTATCCAGGTGTCGCTGGCCGTCACCGTGATCGCGCTGGTGATCGGATTTTTGACGGCCTATGTCGTGTCGCGCGCGCCCGGCTGGCTCAAATCCATCCTGATCATCGCAGCGGTCTTTCCGCTCTTGACCGGCGTTGTCGTCCGCTCCTTCGCTTGGCTCATTATTCTGGGCAAGAACGGCATCCTCAACTCGACCCTGATCAATCTCGGACTGATCGCCGAACCATTCCAAATGCTCTACACGCAGGGCGCGGTGATCGTGGCCATGGTCTACCTCTTCGTGCCGCTGATGATCCTGACTCTGGTCGGCGTGCTGGAATCCATTCCGGACGATCTGATCCAGGCCTCGTCCTCGCTCGGTGCAAAGCCCTCGGCAACCTTCATGCAGGTCACCCTGCCCCTTGCCGTTCCGGGCCTGATCGTCGGCGCGGTGCTGGTTTTTACCGGAAGCTTCACCTCCTACGCGACGCCGCAGCTTTTGGGCGGCGAGCAGGTGATGATGATGGGCACGCTGATGTACCAGCAGGCCATGGTCACCTTTGACTGGGTCGCCGCCTCCACCATCGCCGCCGTCATGGTCGTCATCACCATCGCCATCGTCGCCGCGATGAACGCCATGGCCCGCCGCCTCAACCCGATGACCGCCTGA
- a CDS encoding adenine deaminase translates to MSQAPEDLLISAADEVKIRQNLALVALGKRPANRAIRVGRLLDVHGRRWHDDQEIVVSGRRIAWVGPTGKYPGVVDERIDRSHLAAVPGFGEVHKHIESSHLTPEYEAALVLPFGCTWTCEASHEFSNVNGPKNLEFWLKARLAGSPMKIFPLPGSAVPPTAYEWGGGHFGYDEQRDFLSSQLMVAGLDEVMDWPAVWNPENPSYERLWGMIGATFEQRGVVEGHAAGMRAIDDINAFAAAGMASDHEAWTPEEVADKLRRGLFMEIRPHSLKEIVTGLLASGQEDWSQFALCTDDRSCSDTMKLGATDHNVRLAIEAGLAPEIAIQLVTINPARHMRLTPWVGSIAPGRFADLVLLDDVQTLSIAEVWADGQQVSKGRDYVGALPSIDWPDWATQTVTIDREMTADDFAIHAPEGRQSVNAALLRPFHWADDFITTELPVRDGLVERDPDRNITKFAIVDRFSGEGKTSAMFWLGTGPRTEDTALACSMGHDKHNIWVVGSSDAAMAKAVNALRETQGGWALVGRGELLATVKYEVGGLMTCRPAPELDREMQQLYKAGETIDWMYEPTFSPRWWPGFPERLAFATLTCAPWRWVLVAPSPLAPNGFVNVATGETHDIVW, encoded by the coding sequence ATGAGCCAGGCGCCAGAAGACCTCCTGATCAGCGCCGCTGACGAAGTCAAAATCCGCCAGAATCTTGCTTTGGTCGCCTTGGGCAAGCGGCCGGCAAACCGCGCCATTCGCGTCGGCCGGCTCCTCGATGTTCACGGCCGCCGCTGGCATGACGACCAGGAAATCGTGGTTTCGGGCCGGCGCATCGCCTGGGTGGGACCGACCGGAAAATACCCCGGCGTCGTCGACGAGCGTATCGATCGCTCGCATCTGGCGGCTGTCCCCGGCTTTGGCGAAGTGCACAAGCATATCGAATCGAGCCACCTGACGCCCGAATACGAGGCGGCTCTCGTTCTGCCCTTTGGCTGTACCTGGACCTGCGAAGCCAGCCACGAGTTTTCCAACGTCAACGGGCCGAAAAACCTTGAATTCTGGCTCAAGGCACGTCTCGCCGGCTCGCCGATGAAGATCTTCCCGCTGCCCGGCTCGGCAGTGCCGCCGACAGCCTATGAATGGGGCGGCGGTCACTTCGGCTATGATGAACAACGTGACTTTCTTTCCAGCCAGTTGATGGTGGCCGGCCTCGACGAAGTCATGGACTGGCCTGCCGTCTGGAACCCGGAAAACCCATCTTACGAGCGGCTTTGGGGCATGATCGGCGCAACCTTCGAGCAGCGCGGCGTTGTCGAAGGCCACGCCGCCGGCATGCGCGCCATCGACGATATCAACGCTTTCGCCGCAGCCGGCATGGCCTCCGACCACGAAGCCTGGACCCCTGAGGAAGTCGCCGACAAGCTGCGACGTGGCCTCTTCATGGAAATCCGCCCGCATTCGCTCAAAGAGATCGTCACCGGCCTCCTGGCGTCCGGCCAGGAGGACTGGTCGCAGTTTGCGCTCTGCACCGATGATCGGTCCTGCTCCGACACCATGAAGCTGGGCGCCACCGACCACAATGTACGGCTCGCCATCGAAGCTGGCCTTGCGCCCGAAATCGCCATCCAGCTCGTGACCATCAACCCGGCACGCCACATGCGCCTCACGCCATGGGTCGGCTCGATCGCGCCCGGTCGTTTCGCCGATCTGGTCCTACTCGACGACGTCCAAACCCTGTCCATCGCCGAGGTCTGGGCCGATGGGCAGCAGGTGTCTAAGGGCCGGGACTATGTGGGAGCGCTCCCGAGTATCGACTGGCCGGATTGGGCGACGCAAACCGTCACCATCGATCGCGAAATGACCGCCGACGACTTTGCCATCCACGCACCCGAGGGCCGGCAAAGCGTCAACGCTGCGCTGCTGCGGCCATTCCACTGGGCCGACGATTTCATCACCACCGAGCTCCCCGTACGCGATGGTCTCGTCGAGCGCGACCCTGATCGAAACATCACCAAGTTCGCCATCGTCGACCGCTTCTCCGGCGAAGGCAAAACCTCGGCCATGTTCTGGCTCGGTACGGGCCCGCGTACCGAGGATACGGCGCTGGCCTGTTCCATGGGCCACGACAAGCACAACATCTGGGTGGTCGGCTCCTCTGACGCCGCCATGGCCAAGGCCGTCAACGCCTTGCGGGAAACTCAGGGCGGCTGGGCCCTGGTGGGGCGCGGCGAACTCCTGGCGACCGTCAAATACGAGGTCGGCGGCCTCATGACCTGCCGCCCGGCACCCGAACTCGATAGGGAAATGCAGCAGCTCTACAAGGCTGGCGAAACCATCGACTGGATGTATGAGCCGACCTTCTCGCCGCGCTGGTGGCCCGGCTTTCCGGAACGCCTCGCCTTTGCAACGCTCACCTGCGCCCCCTGGCGCTGGGTGCTTGTCGCGCCGTCCCCGCTGGCGCCCAATGGCTTCGTCAACGTCGCCACCGGAGAGACGCACGATATCGTCTGGTAA
- a CDS encoding M20/M25/M40 family metallo-hydrolase gives MTQLDRILARVDADIPASLDRLFELIRIPSVSTEAQYASDCRRAAEWLRDQLSALDFDASVRATAGHPMVVAHGPSSEGPHVLFYGHYDVQPVDPLNLWNTPPFEPSLSPQPDGETHILGRGASDDKGQLLTFIEACRAWKAETGALPIRVSMLFEGEEEAGSPSLGPFLEQHGDNLRADVMLVCDTDMWDRDTPAITTMWRGFVSEEFTINCGDRDLHSGMFGSAARNAAQVIGSIIGKLRNDEDGSVAIPGFYDGVADLPQEVVEQWSRLPFDAEKFLSDVGLTTPAGESGRSVLEQVWARPTCEINGVWSGYTGDGFKTVIPAQASAKLSFRLVAGQDPHRIRQLFRDYVTSLLPPDCTVSFKAYAAAPAQAMPLDGALLNAARTALSDEWGRETALAGTGGSIPILGEFKQRLGMDALLIGFGRFDNRIHSPNEKYDLSSFHKGIRSWVRILAAFAETKP, from the coding sequence ATGACCCAGCTTGACCGCATCCTCGCCCGCGTCGACGCCGACATTCCTGCCAGCCTCGACCGCCTGTTCGAGCTGATCCGCATTCCTTCGGTTTCGACTGAAGCCCAGTATGCATCGGACTGCCGGCGCGCTGCCGAGTGGCTGCGGGATCAGCTGTCGGCGCTCGACTTCGATGCCAGCGTGCGCGCCACCGCGGGCCACCCCATGGTCGTGGCCCATGGCCCCTCCAGCGAGGGGCCGCATGTCCTCTTTTACGGCCATTACGACGTCCAACCGGTCGATCCACTCAACCTCTGGAACACGCCGCCCTTCGAGCCGTCGCTTTCCCCGCAGCCGGATGGCGAGACCCATATTCTTGGCCGCGGCGCTTCCGACGACAAAGGCCAGCTGCTGACTTTCATCGAGGCTTGCCGCGCCTGGAAGGCTGAAACGGGCGCGCTGCCGATCAGGGTTTCGATGCTGTTCGAGGGCGAGGAAGAAGCGGGCAGCCCGAGCCTTGGGCCGTTTCTTGAACAGCATGGCGACAACCTTCGGGCCGATGTCATGCTGGTCTGCGACACCGATATGTGGGACCGCGACACGCCGGCCATTACCACGATGTGGCGCGGCTTCGTATCGGAAGAGTTCACTATCAACTGCGGCGACCGGGACCTGCATTCGGGCATGTTCGGCAGCGCGGCGCGCAATGCCGCGCAAGTCATCGGCAGCATTATCGGCAAGCTGCGGAACGATGAGGATGGCAGTGTTGCCATACCCGGCTTCTACGATGGGGTGGCGGACCTGCCGCAAGAGGTCGTCGAGCAATGGAGCCGACTGCCCTTCGACGCCGAAAAATTCCTGTCCGATGTCGGACTGACGACGCCCGCCGGCGAGAGCGGTCGCTCGGTGTTGGAGCAGGTTTGGGCGCGGCCGACCTGTGAGATCAACGGGGTCTGGTCGGGCTATACTGGCGATGGCTTCAAGACGGTTATTCCGGCTCAGGCTAGCGCAAAGCTGAGCTTCCGGTTGGTTGCCGGCCAGGATCCGCACCGCATAAGGCAGCTTTTCCGCGACTATGTGACAAGCCTTCTGCCACCCGATTGCACGGTGTCGTTCAAGGCCTATGCTGCGGCGCCTGCCCAAGCCATGCCGCTCGACGGCGCGCTTTTGAACGCGGCGCGCACAGCGCTTAGCGACGAATGGGGTCGCGAGACGGCGCTTGCCGGCACCGGCGGCTCGATCCCGATCCTCGGTGAATTCAAGCAGCGGTTGGGCATGGATGCGCTGCTGATCGGCTTTGGCCGTTTCGACAATCGCATCCATAGTCCCAACGAAAAATACGACCTCTCGAGCTTCCACAAAGGCATCCGATCCTGGGTGCGCATTCTCGCAGCCTTCGCGGAGACCAAGCCATGA
- a CDS encoding ABC transporter permease has protein sequence MMTRNIHPLLIAGTALVFMFLVGPLIIVLGAALSDTTYLTFPPQGLSLRWFENIFAIDAFRRTILTSLQIALLSTTIALIIGIPAAYALNRHRIQLPGWLSTLFILPVLVPELVLGFSLLKNVAVQLNSPIYLSLLFGHALIVLPYVVRVISASLASFDFSIEEAAISLGSPPLKTFFTVLLPNVRSGVIAAFILAFITSINDVSISIFLTGPGLSTLPIQLLAHMEQFFDPTVASVSVLLMILTVAVMAVVERTLGLTFLAK, from the coding sequence CTGATGACCCGCAATATCCATCCCCTGCTTATCGCCGGCACTGCGCTGGTCTTCATGTTCCTGGTCGGGCCGCTGATCATCGTGCTCGGCGCGGCGCTCAGCGACACGACCTACCTGACCTTTCCGCCGCAAGGCCTGTCGCTACGCTGGTTCGAAAACATCTTTGCCATCGACGCGTTCCGCCGCACGATCCTGACGAGCCTGCAGATTGCCCTGCTCTCGACGACGATCGCCCTGATCATCGGTATTCCGGCCGCCTATGCGCTCAATCGCCACCGCATCCAGCTGCCGGGCTGGCTCTCAACGCTGTTCATCCTGCCCGTACTGGTGCCCGAGCTGGTGCTGGGCTTTTCGCTGCTCAAGAACGTCGCCGTCCAGTTGAACTCGCCGATCTACCTCTCGCTGCTGTTCGGCCACGCGCTGATCGTCTTGCCCTATGTGGTGCGGGTGATCAGCGCCTCGCTGGCCTCATTCGATTTCTCCATCGAAGAAGCAGCGATCAGCCTGGGCTCTCCACCGCTCAAGACCTTCTTCACCGTGCTTTTGCCCAACGTGCGCTCGGGCGTCATCGCGGCCTTCATTCTCGCCTTCATCACCTCGATCAATGACGTCTCCATCTCGATCTTCCTGACGGGGCCGGGGCTTTCGACCCTTCCCATTCAGTTGCTCGCGCATATGGAGCAGTTCTTCGATCCCACCGTAGCTTCGGTTTCGGTGCTGTTGATGATCCTTACCGTGGCCGTGATGGCCGTTGTCGAGCGTACGCTCGGCCTCACCTTCCTGGCCAAATGA
- a CDS encoding ABC transporter ATP-binding protein, translated as MTQSLTLDSISAHYGTTKVLEDLSLAVGEGELVSLLGASGCGKTTTLRLVAGFLQPTSGTITLGGRDLTRLPPHQRDIGLVFQNYALFPHLSVADNVGFGLKQRGISGEAKSKRVTAMLERVGLAHLADRLPGALSGGQKQRVALARALVIEPPLLMFDEPLSNLDAKLRIDMRVEIRQLQRANGTTSVYVTHDQEEAFSISDRVAIMHAGRIMQLDTPERLYQRPANAFVARFVGFENLIPMTVVERDGAKITAEMAGGVRLTLGLEQFGDIPDRFIMACRADGLQVTDNAAMEGIPATLGLRTYLGRAYQYQAETPAGALIANGPLTRPLEPGVTVKLVPVPEQCTILSPE; from the coding sequence ATGACCCAGTCCCTTACCCTCGATTCCATTTCCGCGCATTACGGCACCACCAAAGTGCTGGAAGACCTCTCGCTTGCCGTTGGCGAAGGCGAACTCGTCTCCCTGCTCGGCGCCTCCGGCTGCGGCAAGACCACGACCCTGCGTCTTGTCGCCGGCTTCCTGCAGCCGACATCAGGCACCATTACCCTGGGCGGCCGCGACCTCACCCGCCTGCCGCCACACCAGCGCGATATCGGGCTCGTGTTCCAGAACTATGCGCTCTTTCCGCACCTGTCGGTGGCGGACAATGTCGGCTTCGGTCTCAAGCAGCGCGGCATTTCCGGCGAAGCGAAATCCAAGCGCGTCACCGCCATGCTGGAGCGCGTGGGTCTCGCCCATCTTGCCGACCGCCTGCCTGGCGCCCTTTCGGGTGGTCAGAAACAGCGTGTCGCCTTGGCCCGCGCGCTCGTCATCGAGCCGCCGCTCTTGATGTTCGACGAGCCGCTGTCCAACCTCGACGCCAAGCTGCGCATCGACATGCGCGTTGAAATTCGCCAGCTGCAGCGGGCCAATGGCACGACCTCGGTTTATGTCACGCATGACCAGGAAGAAGCGTTTTCCATCTCGGATCGCGTCGCGATCATGCATGCCGGCCGCATCATGCAGCTCGACACGCCCGAGCGGCTTTACCAGCGCCCGGCAAATGCCTTTGTGGCGCGATTTGTCGGCTTCGAAAACCTGATCCCCATGACGGTTGTGGAGCGCGATGGCGCAAAGATCACAGCCGAGATGGCGGGCGGGGTGCGCTTGACGCTGGGACTCGAGCAGTTCGGCGATATTCCGGATCGCTTCATCATGGCCTGCCGGGCCGATGGCCTCCAAGTCACCGACAATGCCGCCATGGAAGGCATTCCGGCAACGCTCGGGCTGCGCACCTATCTCGGGCGCGCCTATCAGTATCAGGCCGAAACGCCGGCGGGCGCACTGATAGCCAATGGCCCGCTAACCCGGCCGCTGGAGCCTGGTGTCACCGTCAAGCTCGTGCCCGTCCCCGAACAGTGCACGATCCTATCGCCGGAATGA
- a CDS encoding amidohydrolase family protein, producing the protein MTILLTNAWVLTLDDTLSEHNPGWVRIDGSTITGIGSGLPPTKTGAEIVDCGGDIVMPGMVNTHCHMGMSVFRGLAEDVDDRLYRYILPLERKFVTAEMVRIGSTLSAVEMIQGGVTTVADMYYFETEMAEVCDLSGLRAIVGQTLADFDPPDHKSFDAGFARVDELVDRYRDHPLVTPSIAPHAPYSTGRAVMERIADWSHANPDVPVQMHLAESTLEVEWARKTHDQSTVAVTRDAGLLKPNLIAAHCLQLDDADITMMSEAQICVATNPRSNGKAGRGISPVEKMRNAGLPVGIGSDGAMSGNTLDLFSQFAPVSMFAKLLGGSRKPLPAVEVVRMATIEGARVLSLNLQTGSLEVGKQADLIRISLAAPRLHPIYDPYSLLVFAAMPSDVTHSMVAGRWLMRDRRLETLDPVGALRDAVQIANSFKAEMRRIDESHDPA; encoded by the coding sequence ATGACGATCCTTCTCACCAATGCCTGGGTTTTGACGCTCGACGACACTCTGAGCGAGCACAATCCAGGCTGGGTGCGCATCGACGGCTCGACTATAACCGGGATCGGGTCTGGCCTTCCGCCTACAAAAACTGGCGCTGAGATCGTCGACTGCGGCGGCGACATCGTCATGCCGGGCATGGTCAACACTCACTGCCATATGGGGATGTCCGTTTTCCGCGGCTTGGCCGAAGATGTGGACGATCGGCTTTATCGCTACATCCTGCCGCTCGAGCGCAAATTCGTTACGGCCGAGATGGTGCGGATCGGCTCGACGCTATCGGCTGTCGAAATGATCCAGGGCGGCGTGACCACAGTCGCCGACATGTATTATTTCGAGACCGAAATGGCAGAAGTCTGCGATCTCTCCGGGCTGCGCGCCATCGTTGGGCAGACGCTGGCCGATTTCGATCCGCCGGACCACAAGAGTTTCGACGCGGGTTTTGCGCGCGTTGACGAGTTAGTCGATCGTTACCGCGATCATCCCCTGGTGACGCCCTCGATCGCGCCGCATGCGCCCTACTCTACTGGCCGTGCCGTCATGGAGCGCATTGCTGACTGGTCCCATGCCAACCCGGATGTTCCGGTGCAGATGCATCTGGCGGAAAGCACGCTCGAAGTGGAATGGGCGCGAAAAACGCATGATCAGAGCACGGTCGCGGTGACGCGCGATGCGGGTCTCCTCAAACCCAATCTCATCGCCGCGCATTGCCTGCAGCTCGACGATGCCGACATCACCATGATGAGCGAGGCGCAAATCTGCGTCGCCACCAATCCGCGCTCCAATGGCAAGGCAGGGCGGGGCATTTCGCCGGTGGAAAAGATGCGCAATGCCGGCCTGCCCGTCGGCATCGGCAGCGACGGCGCGATGAGCGGCAATACGCTCGATCTCTTCTCCCAGTTCGCGCCGGTCTCGATGTTTGCCAAGCTTCTGGGCGGTTCGCGCAAGCCGCTGCCTGCTGTGGAAGTCGTGCGCATGGCGACCATCGAGGGCGCCCGGGTGCTGAGCCTTAACCTGCAGACCGGTTCGCTTGAGGTCGGCAAGCAGGCGGACCTCATCCGCATCAGCCTCGCCGCGCCACGCCTGCACCCGATCTACGACCCATATTCGCTGCTGGTCTTTGCCGCGATGCCCAGTGACGTTACCCATTCGATGGTTGCCGGTCGATGGCTGATGCGGGATCGTCGGCTGGAAACGCTCGACCCGGTCGGCGCCCTGCGTGACGCCGTCCAGATCGCCAATTCCTTCAAGGCCGAAATGCGCCGCATCGACGAGAGCCATGACCCAGCTTGA
- a CDS encoding ABC transporter substrate-binding protein, with translation MNKFFVTALAISATAMLSAAPAMAQGKTLTISWWGFNGEKLESIVLAPFREQCGCEIVFETGNNGERLNKIQIRNGAGVDVAYFSDSFSQQGIEAGLFQKIDPAKLPNLAGIYDLAKDPQGGYGPAYTIGRVGIVYDTAKVATPITSWEDLWREDLAGSLSLPGITTTAGPMVVMKAGDHAGVDAFADQDSAFAAVEELKPNVVKNYNTGSEMINLFSTGEITAAVAQDFTLGQIQAAVPTVEWAELEEGAIATLNTVNIPTGAAEPELAYEFINFILSPEIQQQLAEQGVDAPVVTSVELTPEQASLWTYGADVIAGLQRIDYAKMNAAKGGWVDRWNEIFGM, from the coding sequence ATGAACAAGTTCTTCGTTACCGCTCTGGCGATCTCCGCCACGGCCATGCTGTCTGCTGCCCCGGCAATGGCACAGGGCAAGACGCTGACCATCTCCTGGTGGGGTTTTAACGGCGAAAAGCTCGAATCCATCGTGCTGGCGCCCTTCCGCGAGCAGTGCGGCTGCGAGATCGTGTTCGAAACCGGCAACAATGGCGAGCGCCTCAACAAGATCCAGATCCGCAACGGCGCGGGCGTCGACGTCGCCTACTTCTCCGACAGCTTCAGCCAGCAGGGCATCGAAGCCGGCCTGTTCCAGAAGATCGATCCGGCCAAGTTGCCGAACCTTGCCGGCATCTATGATCTCGCCAAGGACCCGCAGGGCGGCTACGGCCCGGCTTATACGATTGGCCGCGTCGGCATCGTTTACGACACCGCCAAAGTCGCGACCCCCATCACGTCCTGGGAAGATCTCTGGCGCGAAGACCTCGCCGGTTCGCTGTCCCTTCCCGGCATCACCACCACGGCCGGTCCGATGGTCGTGATGAAGGCCGGCGATCACGCTGGCGTCGACGCCTTTGCCGACCAAGACTCAGCCTTTGCAGCAGTCGAAGAGCTCAAGCCGAATGTGGTCAAGAACTACAATACCGGCTCGGAAATGATCAACCTGTTCTCGACCGGTGAGATCACTGCCGCCGTCGCACAGGACTTCACCCTCGGGCAGATCCAGGCCGCCGTTCCGACCGTCGAGTGGGCCGAGCTTGAAGAAGGCGCGATCGCAACGCTTAACACCGTCAACATCCCGACCGGTGCTGCCGAGCCCGAGCTGGCCTACGAGTTCATAAACTTTATCCTGTCGCCCGAAATCCAGCAGCAGCTGGCCGAACAGGGCGTCGATGCTCCGGTCGTGACTTCGGTTGAACTGACGCCAGAACAAGCATCGCTTTGGACCTATGGTGCCGACGTGATCGCCGGCCTGCAGCGCATCGACTATGCCAAGATGAACGCCGCCAAGGGCGGTTGGGTCGACCGCTGGAACGAAATCTTCGGCATGTAA
- a CDS encoding BMP family protein, which translates to MMDQLKLGRRAFVSMLAIGTAVALSGASFAQDVIKVAAVWTVPVEQQWASRLHNALVAAQERGEIEYVYSENTTATDYERVMREYAEQGIALLIGEAFAVEAPARAVAADYPEVKFLMGSSLPPVEPNFATFDNFIQEPSYLTGMIAGAKTESNVIGMVGGFAIPEVNRLMNAFMAGALSVNPEAKFSISFINSWYDPPKAKEAAFAMVDAGADILYAERFGVSDAAKERGILAIGNVIDTAADYPGTILASALWHGEPMIDKAIADVKAGSFTASDYGIYAFMEYGGSSAVYDEALAGPEAVAAAKAKEAEILDGSFKVEINDSEPSSTM; encoded by the coding sequence ATGATGGATCAACTTAAACTCGGACGCCGCGCCTTCGTGTCGATGCTGGCCATCGGCACCGCTGTTGCGCTTTCCGGCGCAAGCTTTGCGCAGGACGTGATCAAGGTCGCCGCGGTCTGGACCGTGCCGGTCGAACAGCAATGGGCAAGCCGCCTGCACAATGCGCTGGTCGCGGCGCAGGAGCGCGGCGAGATCGAATACGTTTATTCCGAAAACACCACTGCCACCGACTATGAGCGCGTCATGCGCGAATATGCCGAGCAGGGCATCGCCCTTTTGATCGGCGAAGCCTTCGCCGTCGAGGCGCCGGCCCGCGCCGTGGCTGCCGATTATCCCGAGGTCAAGTTCCTGATGGGCTCGTCGCTGCCGCCCGTCGAACCCAACTTTGCGACCTTCGACAACTTCATTCAGGAACCGAGCTACCTGACCGGCATGATCGCTGGCGCCAAGACCGAGTCCAACGTCATCGGCATGGTCGGCGGCTTCGCCATCCCGGAAGTCAACCGCCTCATGAACGCCTTCATGGCCGGTGCATTGTCGGTCAATCCGGAAGCCAAGTTCTCGATCAGCTTCATCAATTCCTGGTACGATCCGCCAAAGGCCAAGGAAGCTGCCTTCGCGATGGTCGACGCTGGCGCTGACATTCTTTACGCCGAGCGTTTCGGTGTTTCCGACGCTGCCAAGGAACGCGGCATCCTCGCCATCGGCAACGTCATCGACACCGCAGCCGATTACCCCGGCACCATTCTCGCCAGCGCTCTTTGGCATGGCGAGCCGATGATCGACAAAGCCATTGCCGATGTGAAGGCTGGCTCTTTCACCGCTTCCGACTACGGTATCTATGCCTTCATGGAATATGGTGGCTCGAGCGCCGTTTACGACGAGGCTCTGGCTGGTCCCGAGGCTGTCGCCGCCGCCAAGGCCAAGGAAGCCGAAATCCTCGACGGCAGCTTCAAGGTCGAGATCAACGACTCCGAGCCGTCCTCCACCATGTAG